ATTGACGTCGGACGTTAGACATCCTGTGCTATAAATGTCGTCAGACATTGGACATCCTGTGCTCAAATTGTCGTCGGACGTTAGACATCCTGCGCTCAAATTGACGTCGGACGTTAGACATCCTGTGCTATGAATGTCGTCAGACATTGGACATCCTGTGCTCAAATTGTTGTCGGACGTTAGACATCCTGCACTCAGATTGACGTCGGACGTTAGACATCCAGTGCAATAAATGTCGTCAGCCATTGGACATCCTGTGCTCAAATTGTCGTCGGACGTTAGATATCCTGCGCTCAAATTGACGTCGGACGTTAGACATCCTGTGCTATAAATGTCGTCAGACATTGGACATCCTGTGCTCAAATTGTCGTCGGACGTTAGACATCCTGCGCTCAAATTGACGTCGGACGTTAGACATCCTGTGCTATGAATGTCGTCAGACATTGGACATCCTTTGCTCAAATTGTTGTCGGACGTTAGACATCCTGCACTCAGATTGACGTCGGACGTTAGACATCCTGCACTCAGATTGACGTCGGACGTTAGACATCCAGTGCAATAAATGTCGTCAGCCATTGGACATCCTGTGCTCAAATTGTCGTCGGACGTTAGACATCCTGCGCTCAAATTGACGTCGGACGTTGTAAAGATAATTcttcattaatatgtatatatatgtatatatatatatatatatatatatatatatatatatatatacatactgtatatgcaaatacaTTGTATAAAGGGTTTCTCGAAAGTTTCCAAATCTGTCTTTTCCTTTAAAATACCATCCGCGAAGATAAACTACATATACCGAatagaatacatatacatacatacatacatacatatatatatatatatatatatatatatatatatatatatatatatatacatatatatacatatatatatatatatatatatatatatatatatatatatacatatatatacata
Above is a window of Palaemon carinicauda isolate YSFRI2023 chromosome 30, ASM3689809v2, whole genome shotgun sequence DNA encoding:
- the LOC137623507 gene encoding serine-rich adhesin for platelets-like is translated as MADDIYCTGCLTSDVNLSAGCLTSDVNLSAGCLTSDNNLSKGCPMSDDIHSTGCLTSDVNLSAGCLTSDDNLSTGCPMSDDIYSTGCLTSDVNLSAGYLTSDDNLSTGCPMADDIYCTGCLTSDVNLSAGCLTSDNNLSTGCPMSDDIHSTGCLTSDVNLSAGCLTSDDNLSTGCPMSDDIYSTGCLTSDVNLSAGCLTSDDNLSTGCPMSDDIYSSGCLTSDDRLSTGCPMSDDNLSTGCPMSDDIYSSGCLTSDDSLSTGCPMSDDIYSTGCPTSDDSLSTGCPMSDDIYSTGCLTSDDSLSTGCPISDDIHSTGCLNVRRQFERRMSNARRQFEHRMSNV